From Acidobacteriota bacterium, one genomic window encodes:
- a CDS encoding 2-hydroxyacid dehydrogenase gives MIRVGVDENAAEVLLAGFPKEAEIVRIPRHSSAEFNVDFWIVPFARKDAAETFSRLRGVKVIQSLMAGVDWILPWLPPNVTLCDGRGIHDISTSEWVMAAILSSVKRIPLYRDMQNRHEWRGQSSVTDGFLNEGGAQAGLYRVLGDDLAGKTVLIIGYGSIGSAIEARLKPFEAKVLRVARSAKQTPEVFPVAELKTLLPKADIVVAIVPLTEETRGLIGAEEIESMKHGALLVNAARGPVVETTALVEALQSHRIQAVLDVTDPEPLPRDHPLWSAPNCMITPHVGGSTPEFIHRAFRFAAAQVRRFIAAEPLENIVTDIGY, from the coding sequence ATGATTCGAGTTGGTGTCGATGAAAACGCAGCGGAAGTGCTTCTGGCCGGCTTTCCAAAAGAGGCCGAGATCGTCCGCATCCCGCGCCATTCCAGCGCAGAGTTCAATGTGGATTTCTGGATCGTCCCATTCGCCCGCAAAGACGCAGCAGAGACCTTTTCACGGCTTCGTGGAGTCAAGGTCATCCAGTCGCTGATGGCAGGCGTCGACTGGATCCTTCCCTGGCTGCCTCCAAATGTCACGCTGTGCGATGGCCGGGGTATTCACGACATTTCGACCTCAGAGTGGGTGATGGCTGCCATCCTCTCCTCCGTCAAGCGCATTCCGCTCTACCGCGATATGCAGAACCGCCACGAATGGAGAGGTCAGTCCTCTGTGACGGATGGCTTCCTCAACGAGGGCGGAGCGCAGGCAGGGCTGTACCGCGTTCTCGGGGACGATCTCGCAGGGAAGACGGTGCTGATTATCGGTTACGGTTCTATCGGCTCGGCGATCGAAGCAAGGCTGAAGCCCTTCGAGGCAAAGGTGCTTCGGGTAGCGAGAAGCGCAAAACAGACCCCGGAGGTCTTCCCTGTCGCCGAACTCAAGACGCTTCTCCCCAAAGCCGATATCGTCGTCGCTATCGTTCCGCTGACCGAGGAGACACGCGGTCTCATCGGAGCGGAAGAGATTGAATCGATGAAGCACGGCGCCCTGCTCGTCAATGCGGCCCGCGGCCCAGTCGTGGAGACCACCGCGCTTGTCGAAGCTCTACAGTCGCATCGTATTCAGGCCGTTCTCGACGTGACCGACCCTGAGCCTCTGCCAAGGGACCACCCGCTGTGGTCCGCGCCGAACTGCATGATTACTCCGCATGTTGGAGGATCGACACCGGAGTTTATCCACCGTGCATTCCGATTCGCCGCGGCCCAGGTTCGCCGCTTCATTGCCGCAGAGCCGCTGGAAAACATCGTCACTGACATCGGCTACTGA
- a CDS encoding sodium:solute symporter family protein has product MNLYTAVIAAIVLILLTVSLARLGKVKTKADYLVAGRTLPAFVLVFTLLSSWIGSGSLLGGAENAYKHGFVALWQAAGGWAGLLLIYFIAPRARKFAQYTIPDLLEARYNQTARVLGVIAILLTYTAITSYQFIGGGDILHLIFPDFVTPILGRYIIAAFVIIFTAIAGMSSVAYMDLFIGLLATVTMCLALPVLVHRAGGWQAVHAALPASHFTVFDDLSLIQCLELFLPTCLLLLGNQSMYQKFFSAKSEKDARRAVVGWIIGTILLETVIVAIAVTGSALFPTGEVSKAPREILAYCGLHGFGDASAPLRLLGALLMGAIFAKIISTANNWLFSPATNLVNDIYVRYMQPEASNKKVLIVGRLMVVLLGLWSLFQSLGTESVLKKALYAYTIYSAALTPVILAAFFWRRATAAAAVASIAVGTVVTVSWETVAPHLPGMIGQRDAIFPALLVSLVCLITVSLFTASPDRATLDEPGSV; this is encoded by the coding sequence ATGAATCTTTACACTGCTGTTATTGCTGCGATCGTTCTTATCCTGCTGACGGTATCGCTTGCCCGGCTGGGCAAGGTAAAGACGAAGGCGGATTATCTGGTGGCTGGACGGACACTGCCTGCCTTTGTGCTGGTCTTCACGCTGCTGTCCTCGTGGATAGGGTCAGGCTCGCTGCTTGGCGGCGCGGAAAATGCGTACAAGCATGGTTTTGTGGCGCTTTGGCAGGCGGCAGGAGGCTGGGCGGGGCTGCTGCTGATCTACTTCATCGCTCCTCGTGCGAGGAAGTTTGCGCAGTACACTATCCCGGATCTTCTGGAGGCACGCTACAACCAGACGGCGCGCGTTCTGGGAGTGATTGCCATTCTGCTTACCTACACCGCCATCACAAGCTACCAGTTCATCGGCGGCGGCGACATCCTGCACCTCATCTTTCCGGACTTCGTGACGCCGATCCTAGGCCGATACATTATTGCGGCCTTCGTCATCATCTTTACGGCGATTGCCGGCATGTCCTCGGTCGCTTACATGGACCTCTTTATTGGCCTGCTGGCTACGGTGACGATGTGCCTCGCACTGCCTGTTCTGGTGCATCGTGCGGGAGGGTGGCAGGCAGTCCACGCTGCGCTTCCGGCATCGCACTTCACCGTCTTTGACGACCTGAGCCTTATCCAGTGCCTGGAGCTGTTTCTGCCTACCTGCCTTCTTCTTCTGGGCAACCAGTCGATGTATCAGAAGTTCTTTTCCGCAAAGTCGGAGAAGGATGCGCGCCGGGCAGTGGTGGGCTGGATTATCGGGACAATTCTTCTTGAGACGGTGATCGTCGCGATTGCGGTTACGGGTTCGGCGTTGTTCCCGACAGGAGAGGTGAGCAAGGCCCCGCGCGAGATTCTCGCCTACTGTGGTCTGCACGGCTTCGGCGATGCTTCAGCCCCGCTACGGTTGCTGGGTGCCCTGTTGATGGGGGCCATCTTTGCCAAGATCATCTCTACGGCGAACAACTGGCTGTTTTCACCGGCAACCAACCTGGTCAACGACATTTATGTCCGTTACATGCAGCCTGAGGCCTCGAATAAGAAGGTGCTGATCGTTGGAAGGCTGATGGTCGTTCTGCTGGGCTTGTGGTCGTTGTTCCAGTCGCTGGGGACCGAGTCGGTGCTTAAGAAGGCGCTTTACGCCTACACCATCTATTCGGCTGCCCTGACGCCGGTGATTCTGGCTGCGTTCTTCTGGCGCAGGGCGACGGCGGCGGCAGCGGTAGCGAGTATTGCGGTGGGAACGGTGGTGACCGTCTCGTGGGAGACGGTTGCTCCTCATCTTCCGGGGATGATCGGACAAAGGGATGCAATCTTTCCGGCCCTGCTGGTTTCATTGGTCTGCCTGATAACGGTAAGCCTGTTTACCGCATCTCCAGACCGGGCAACGCTGGACGAACCGGGAAGCGTGTAG
- a CDS encoding GGDEF domain-containing protein — MNIQLLPDLAAMATLLTILYFLRRRHRQEDVGLWITGMLFIFLEAIAHVFYMSSGPRHIPAHVVALDSYLAAGMIFLWAASKSLFPRRAALTYLLINAVPFAAVQTIYALDVRKAGPYRMIAACGLVLGLMAPFLAARSLKIGKAWWLVALQFGVWGLVWTFGSTAMYRDAVYIPLFVIYFTVAVLFQFSLPRKSLGKVAIVMGFAVWALVFLLHSWVSNRPEYIPVAAEVWDWQKFLVTIGMLLVMLERQVTSNEWLALHDQLTGLPNRRRFEERLARSIRHSQGNGTRTAVMMIDLDGFKAINDSQGHDTGDLLLQQIAHGLRHAIRSGDTLARLGGDEFIIVAGDLPIDTPVAQIVKACTARIDEALRKPFTIAGQKLAVSGSVGVAVFPDDAADEVLLRRLADQRMYEQKRGTALLAESPS, encoded by the coding sequence ATGAATATTCAGCTTCTCCCAGACCTGGCCGCTATGGCCACATTGCTTACCATCCTGTACTTCCTGCGAAGGAGACATCGGCAGGAGGATGTGGGGCTGTGGATTACCGGTATGCTCTTTATCTTTCTCGAGGCGATTGCGCACGTCTTTTATATGTCCTCGGGGCCGCGGCATATCCCGGCGCATGTCGTGGCTTTGGACTCGTATCTTGCGGCCGGCATGATTTTTTTGTGGGCTGCGTCGAAGAGCCTCTTTCCCCGCCGTGCGGCCCTGACCTACCTGCTCATCAATGCTGTTCCGTTTGCAGCGGTGCAGACCATCTACGCGCTGGATGTTCGCAAGGCGGGGCCTTACCGCATGATTGCAGCGTGCGGTCTGGTTCTTGGGCTAATGGCTCCTTTCCTTGCAGCGCGAAGCCTGAAAATCGGGAAGGCATGGTGGCTTGTCGCATTGCAGTTTGGGGTGTGGGGTCTAGTGTGGACCTTCGGTTCGACGGCGATGTACCGCGATGCGGTCTACATTCCCTTGTTCGTCATCTACTTTACCGTAGCTGTTTTATTTCAGTTCAGCCTGCCGCGTAAGAGCCTGGGAAAAGTGGCGATTGTGATGGGTTTCGCGGTCTGGGCACTGGTGTTTTTGCTGCATTCCTGGGTCTCGAACCGTCCGGAATATATCCCTGTCGCCGCGGAGGTGTGGGACTGGCAGAAGTTTCTGGTGACGATCGGGATGCTTCTGGTGATGCTGGAGCGGCAGGTTACAAGTAACGAGTGGCTCGCGTTGCATGACCAGTTGACCGGCCTGCCCAACCGCAGGCGTTTCGAGGAGCGGCTGGCGCGATCGATCCGGCACTCTCAGGGGAATGGAACGCGCACGGCCGTGATGATGATCGACCTGGATGGCTTCAAGGCGATCAACGACTCGCAGGGGCATGATACCGGCGACCTGCTGTTGCAGCAGATTGCCCATGGCCTGCGCCATGCGATCCGTTCGGGAGATACGCTGGCGCGCCTGGGAGGAGATGAGTTCATCATTGTCGCCGGCGACCTCCCGATCGATACACCAGTCGCTCAAATCGTAAAGGCCTGCACGGCACGTATTGACGAGGCCCTCAGGAAACCGTTTACCATAGCCGGTCAGAAGCTGGCTGTCAGCGGCAGCGTGGGGGTTGCTGTTTTCCCAGACGATGCCGCAGACGAGGTGCTTCTGCGGAGGCTGGCCGATCAGCGTATGTACGAGCAGAAACGCGGGACAGCTTTACTGGCCGAATCGCCATCTTAG
- a CDS encoding ROK family transcriptional regulator, protein MNPSGAQSLERLRGIRKIDLTTASLATSDLAREINRDIVLEFIRFRQPISRVNLARLSGLQPSTISAIVDDLLKEGWIKEGAIVRGSRGRPSTMISINDELVILAVDLRPGRAIVAVIDLSGRFLSQETISIGSRPEAAVSKIIACIEMLRERFSKMTFEGVGVSIPGRVDPVTQRILMAPNLNWHDFDLKSALEKKLKLQVELDNDANACLSSEIWHGRLEGVRNAVLVAVGEGVGAAIFSGGQVVYGFNGLAGEMGHIPIDPAGPLCGCGQHGCWEVFASSRAALKRYSALKLGTEVNDINALLRLAEEGNPAARKVTTQQALALGSGLRLVTAALSPELILIAGEITSAWNLIEPQIKKELADKMLAGRPPRLEPAGDGQSARLSGAAAILLHRHVRFHHSTHGIKSRASKKSPSRKKQSAQ, encoded by the coding sequence ATGAATCCATCCGGTGCTCAATCACTGGAGAGATTGCGCGGGATACGAAAGATTGACTTGACGACAGCTTCGCTGGCTACCAGCGATCTGGCACGTGAGATCAATCGAGACATCGTCCTCGAATTTATCCGCTTCCGGCAGCCGATCTCGCGCGTGAATCTGGCACGGCTCTCCGGCCTGCAACCCAGCACGATCTCCGCGATTGTCGACGATCTTCTGAAAGAGGGCTGGATCAAGGAGGGGGCGATTGTGCGCGGCTCGCGCGGGCGCCCTTCCACCATGATCTCAATCAACGATGAGCTTGTGATCCTGGCGGTGGACCTGCGCCCGGGCCGCGCCATTGTTGCCGTCATCGACCTCTCGGGCCGTTTTCTCTCGCAGGAGACAATCTCGATCGGTTCTCGCCCCGAGGCTGCGGTCAGCAAGATCATCGCCTGCATTGAGATGTTGCGCGAGCGGTTTTCGAAGATGACCTTTGAAGGCGTTGGTGTGAGCATTCCCGGCAGGGTCGACCCGGTGACGCAGCGGATCCTGATGGCGCCGAACCTGAACTGGCACGATTTCGATTTAAAGAGCGCCCTCGAAAAAAAGCTGAAGTTGCAGGTGGAACTGGACAACGATGCCAATGCCTGCCTCTCTTCGGAGATATGGCATGGACGCCTGGAGGGAGTTCGCAATGCGGTGTTGGTCGCAGTGGGAGAAGGTGTCGGCGCTGCAATCTTTTCCGGCGGTCAGGTGGTCTATGGCTTCAACGGCCTTGCAGGAGAGATGGGACACATCCCCATCGACCCGGCTGGCCCCTTGTGCGGGTGCGGTCAGCATGGATGCTGGGAGGTTTTTGCGTCTTCGCGTGCCGCGCTGAAGCGCTATTCCGCGCTCAAATTGGGGACAGAGGTGAACGACATCAACGCTCTGCTGCGGCTGGCGGAGGAGGGCAATCCTGCTGCCCGCAAGGTTACCACGCAGCAGGCACTCGCCCTGGGAAGCGGTTTGCGGCTTGTAACCGCAGCACTTTCGCCGGAGCTCATCCTGATTGCCGGCGAGATTACGTCGGCGTGGAACCTAATCGAGCCTCAGATCAAAAAGGAACTTGCCGACAAGATGTTGGCTGGACGCCCGCCAAGACTTGAGCCTGCTGGCGATGGCCAGTCGGCACGTCTTAGCGGGGCCGCGGCAATCCTCCTGCATCGGCATGTTCGCTTTCATCACTCCACCCATGGCATCAAGTCCAGGGCTTCGAAGAAATCGCCTTCGCGCAAGAAACAGTCGGCACAGTAG
- a CDS encoding allantoinase, whose protein sequence is MANLTLVYGMRLLPADEIARVGDAPIELKNGNQAQVTMHVLEGSREQIEAQLKMSLDAFFDFYPEI, encoded by the coding sequence ATGGCAAATCTAACGCTGGTCTACGGAATGAGGCTGCTCCCGGCCGACGAGATCGCTCGGGTGGGCGACGCTCCGATTGAGCTGAAGAATGGGAATCAGGCGCAGGTGACGATGCACGTGCTCGAAGGCAGCCGCGAGCAGATCGAGGCGCAGCTCAAGATGAGCCTCGACGCCTTCTTCGACTTCTACCCTGAGATTTAG
- a CDS encoding NAD(P)/FAD-dependent oxidoreductase, protein MVTVPNGSVRKRVIVVGGGFAGMNAALGLARFPVDITLIDRRNHHTFQPLLYQVALAVLSPAEIAQPIRSILRDYRNIEVLMDEVVGFDLPQKRIHLKTGAVLEYDFLVLGTGSTHSYFGRDDWAPLAPGLKTVEDATEIRRRVLLAFELAERQMQEDGSHPPLNFVIVGGGPTGVELAGAISDIARLYMARDFRHINPATAHVLILEGSPNVLAAYPPDLQQKAVEQLANIGVAVRTGARVTDIQPGYVMIGDERLDSAVTLWAAGVQASPLGKMLGVPLDKRGCVLVDQFLNPPGHPEIFVCGDLAHVEENGRPIPGVAQPAMQMGTYAAKRIGRLIGVGLGSDGTGLNEPFHYFDKGDMATIGRKAAVANIKWPFKGHWSGLPAWLTWLFVHIFFLIGFRNRIAVFRQWAWTYLTFSDGARLITGSVVLPGWDAEYAAQHTDAVIDPVETPMEKG, encoded by the coding sequence ATGGTAACTGTGCCAAATGGAAGTGTGCGGAAACGAGTGATTGTCGTTGGTGGAGGCTTTGCCGGAATGAACGCCGCGCTTGGTCTTGCCAGGTTTCCCGTCGACATCACCCTGATCGATCGCAGGAACCACCACACCTTTCAGCCGCTGCTCTATCAGGTTGCCCTCGCCGTTCTGTCTCCGGCGGAGATTGCGCAGCCTATTCGCAGCATCCTGCGCGACTATCGCAACATCGAGGTGCTGATGGATGAGGTGGTCGGCTTCGACTTGCCTCAGAAGCGCATTCATCTCAAGACTGGCGCTGTGCTGGAGTATGACTTCTTGGTTCTTGGCACCGGCTCCACGCACTCTTACTTTGGCCGTGACGACTGGGCGCCGCTCGCTCCCGGACTGAAGACGGTTGAAGATGCCACGGAGATACGTCGTCGCGTGCTGCTGGCGTTTGAGCTGGCGGAACGGCAGATGCAGGAAGACGGCTCTCATCCTCCCCTGAACTTCGTCATCGTCGGCGGCGGCCCCACGGGAGTCGAGCTTGCGGGTGCGATCAGCGATATCGCGCGACTGTATATGGCGCGCGACTTCCGGCATATCAACCCGGCCACTGCGCATGTGCTGATCCTTGAGGGGTCTCCGAATGTGCTGGCTGCCTATCCTCCCGACTTGCAGCAGAAGGCGGTCGAGCAGTTGGCGAATATCGGCGTGGCGGTACGTACAGGCGCTCGCGTCACGGACATCCAGCCGGGCTACGTGATGATCGGAGACGAGCGGCTGGACTCTGCGGTTACGTTGTGGGCTGCTGGAGTGCAGGCGTCTCCTCTGGGCAAGATGCTCGGCGTGCCGCTGGATAAGCGCGGATGCGTGCTGGTCGATCAGTTTCTCAATCCTCCGGGGCATCCCGAGATATTTGTCTGCGGCGACCTTGCTCACGTCGAAGAAAACGGCCGCCCGATCCCTGGAGTCGCCCAGCCTGCCATGCAGATGGGAACGTATGCAGCTAAACGGATCGGCAGGCTGATCGGCGTAGGGCTGGGAAGCGATGGCACGGGTCTCAACGAGCCGTTTCACTATTTCGATAAAGGAGACATGGCCACTATCGGCCGTAAGGCAGCAGTCGCTAACATCAAGTGGCCCTTCAAGGGACATTGGAGCGGGTTGCCGGCCTGGCTGACGTGGCTCTTCGTCCATATCTTCTTTTTGATCGGCTTCCGCAACCGCATCGCGGTCTTCCGGCAATGGGCATGGACCTACCTGACCTTCTCCGATGGAGCGCGGCTTATTACAGGTTCGGTGGTGTTGCCCGGCTGGGATGCCGAGTACGCCGCGCAACATACCGATGCTGTGATCGACCCGGTCGAAACCCCTATGGAAAAGGGATAG
- a CDS encoding MBL fold metallo-hydrolase has product MGQLWRLVRESHEQPLQGRSRAPEMVAPTELGVTFIGHSSFFLQIGGRNVLIDPVFSRRLILLRRQRHPGSLPEQLPPIDLVLVTHAHMDHLDIASLRRIARSTRRRRGIAPEIVVPNGVEDLVASLGFRRVHTLAWWQQEEIAGLQLAMTPCRHWGARLFNDTHRGYGGYVISSGDHSVYHSGDTAWFDGFAEIGNRFHPKVALLPIGAYFPDSYRAVHVSPEEAVRAFVDSGAQRMVPMHFGTFRLGREPMDEPVARLHAEATGLGIDDRIRVLVEGETLRL; this is encoded by the coding sequence ATGGGACAGCTCTGGCGGCTGGTGCGCGAGAGCCACGAGCAGCCCTTGCAGGGGCGATCGCGTGCCCCAGAGATGGTAGCCCCCACCGAGCTGGGTGTTACCTTCATCGGCCACTCCTCCTTCTTCCTCCAGATCGGCGGCCGCAACGTATTGATCGATCCGGTCTTCTCCCGCAGACTCATTCTGCTGCGACGCCAGCGCCACCCCGGCTCCCTACCTGAGCAACTGCCGCCTATCGACCTTGTGCTCGTCACCCATGCGCACATGGACCACCTCGATATTGCATCGCTGCGTCGCATCGCGCGTTCCACACGGCGCAGACGAGGCATCGCCCCTGAGATCGTGGTACCAAATGGAGTCGAGGATCTAGTTGCCTCCCTCGGCTTTCGCCGCGTCCACACCCTCGCATGGTGGCAGCAGGAAGAGATCGCCGGGTTGCAGCTCGCCATGACGCCATGCCGCCATTGGGGCGCGCGCCTGTTCAACGACACGCATCGCGGCTATGGCGGATATGTCATCTCGTCGGGCGATCATTCCGTCTATCACTCCGGCGACACCGCCTGGTTCGACGGCTTTGCCGAAATTGGCAACAGGTTCCACCCGAAGGTGGCCCTGCTGCCCATCGGGGCCTACTTTCCAGACAGTTATCGCGCCGTCCACGTCAGCCCGGAAGAAGCTGTTCGCGCCTTTGTCGATAGTGGCGCGCAACGGATGGTCCCCATGCACTTTGGCACCTTTCGCCTGGGCCGGGAGCCGATGGATGAGCCCGTCGCAAGGCTGCACGCCGAAGCCACGGGTCTAGGTATCGACGACCGCATCCGCGTATTGGTCGAAGGAGAGACGCTACGGCTGTAA
- a CDS encoding DMT family protein, producing MRTILLLIGSNIFMTFAWYGHLKYKEVSLWKVILVSWGIAFFEYCLQVPANRIGARTFTPDQLKVIQEVITLTVFGVFSTFYFGDKLHWNHAVAFCCLVGGAFFMFHKF from the coding sequence ATGCGGACCATCCTTCTGCTCATCGGCTCGAATATCTTTATGACCTTTGCCTGGTATGGGCACTTAAAGTACAAGGAGGTCTCGCTGTGGAAGGTGATCCTAGTGAGTTGGGGCATTGCGTTCTTTGAGTACTGCCTTCAGGTCCCGGCCAACCGCATCGGCGCGCGGACGTTTACGCCGGACCAGTTGAAGGTGATTCAGGAGGTGATCACGCTCACCGTCTTCGGCGTGTTCTCAACCTTCTATTTTGGTGACAAGCTGCACTGGAACCACGCGGTGGCGTTCTGTTGCCTTGTTGGCGGGGCGTTTTTTATGTTTCACAAGTTTTAG
- a CDS encoding YggU family protein, with the protein MSDAVQFAFDTPDGCTLSVRVHPGAKRNAVTGLHAGAVKIALTAPPVDGKANEALIAFVAEQLRLPRSKVALVAGATSRSKTLRITGKSAAEVHAALSPDQDA; encoded by the coding sequence ATGAGCGATGCGGTCCAGTTCGCGTTCGATACACCTGATGGCTGCACACTCAGTGTGCGAGTGCACCCCGGAGCAAAGCGCAACGCCGTAACCGGTCTTCACGCTGGCGCAGTAAAGATCGCCCTGACTGCACCGCCCGTCGATGGCAAAGCGAACGAAGCGTTGATCGCGTTTGTGGCTGAGCAGCTTCGGCTCCCGCGTTCAAAGGTAGCTCTGGTTGCAGGCGCAACCAGCAGAAGTAAGACCCTGCGCATTACAGGGAAAAGCGCGGCCGAGGTACATGCCGCGCTCTCTCCGGATCAAGACGCCTGA
- a CDS encoding YggS family pyridoxal phosphate-dependent enzyme yields MSIAENIARLKDEIVRACAKAGRDAGEVELMAVSKVHPVEAILEAYAAGQRLFGENRVQEFQEKSPRIAGLEGARFHLIGPLQSNKTNKAAELFDAIDAVDSLKIAQRLDNAAKLLNKKLPILIEVKLSHEESKHGIATAELPALLDAIAPLESVEAVGLMTVPPWSEDAETARPYFRELRHLRDEARKQHPALTQLSMGMSNDFAVAIEEGSTCVRVGTAIFGKRIYPAS; encoded by the coding sequence ATGAGCATCGCAGAAAACATTGCACGACTGAAAGATGAGATCGTTCGCGCCTGTGCAAAAGCAGGCCGTGATGCAGGTGAGGTCGAGCTGATGGCGGTCAGCAAAGTCCACCCGGTTGAGGCGATCCTCGAAGCCTATGCCGCCGGCCAGCGCCTCTTCGGCGAGAACCGTGTGCAGGAGTTTCAGGAAAAATCCCCACGTATCGCGGGACTCGAAGGCGCGAGGTTCCACCTGATCGGGCCGTTACAGTCGAATAAAACGAACAAGGCAGCCGAACTGTTCGACGCTATCGACGCCGTCGACTCGTTGAAGATCGCACAGCGGCTGGATAACGCCGCAAAACTACTCAACAAGAAGCTGCCCATCCTGATCGAAGTGAAGCTAAGCCACGAGGAGTCGAAGCACGGTATCGCAACCGCCGAGCTGCCTGCCCTGCTCGACGCCATCGCTCCCCTCGAATCCGTGGAAGCAGTCGGCCTGATGACCGTACCGCCATGGTCGGAGGACGCCGAGACCGCGCGGCCCTACTTCCGCGAGCTGCGGCACCTGCGTGATGAAGCGCGCAAGCAACACCCTGCACTTACACAACTCTCGATGGGAATGTCGAACGACTTCGCCGTCGCCATCGAAGAAGGCAGCACCTGTGTGCGCGTGGGAACAGCCATCTTCGGGAAGCGAATCTATCCGGCTTCATGA
- the trxB gene encoding thioredoxin-disulfide reductase, with protein MSENTTRDTVILGSGCSGLTAAIYTARANLKPLVLEGHEPGGQLSITTLVENFPGWPEGIQGPELIENMKKQAMRFGAELKMAHLNSIDLTKRPFALNIGKETIHTHTLIIASGASARWLNIPSEQALIGHGVSSCATCDGFFFSGKEIAVIGGGDSAMEEALFLTRFATKVTLINRSEHFRASKIMLDRAVAHPQIKFLSSTVVEEVLGVEEKDVKGLRLKNRVSGEESVLPVSAMFLGIGHEPNAKAFTGLLDLDDDGYIKTTNNVFTTLNGEIIPGVFACGDIQDRRYRQAITAAGSGCMAALEVEKYLEEHGR; from the coding sequence ATGAGTGAAAACACGACGCGCGATACAGTCATCCTCGGCTCCGGATGCTCCGGGCTCACTGCTGCCATCTACACCGCACGGGCGAACCTGAAGCCCCTGGTGCTGGAAGGCCACGAACCCGGCGGCCAGCTCTCGATCACCACCCTGGTCGAAAACTTCCCCGGCTGGCCTGAGGGCATCCAAGGCCCCGAGCTGATCGAGAACATGAAGAAGCAGGCCATGCGCTTCGGCGCTGAGCTGAAGATGGCCCACCTGAACTCCATCGATCTCACCAAACGGCCCTTCGCCCTGAACATCGGCAAGGAGACGATTCATACCCATACGCTGATCATCGCTTCGGGTGCAAGCGCACGCTGGCTGAATATACCCAGCGAACAGGCGCTGATCGGCCACGGCGTCAGCTCGTGCGCGACCTGCGACGGCTTCTTCTTCTCCGGCAAGGAGATCGCCGTCATCGGCGGCGGCGACTCGGCCATGGAAGAAGCTCTCTTCCTCACGCGCTTCGCCACCAAGGTCACGCTGATCAACCGCAGCGAACACTTCCGCGCCTCGAAGATCATGCTCGATCGCGCCGTGGCTCACCCACAGATCAAGTTCCTGAGCAGCACCGTGGTGGAAGAGGTGCTGGGCGTAGAAGAAAAGGACGTCAAGGGTCTGCGCCTGAAGAACCGCGTCTCGGGCGAGGAATCCGTTCTCCCCGTCTCGGCGATGTTCCTCGGCATCGGCCACGAGCCCAACGCCAAGGCCTTCACCGGCCTGCTCGACCTCGACGACGATGGCTACATCAAGACCACGAACAACGTCTTCACCACGCTCAACGGCGAGATTATCCCCGGCGTCTTCGCCTGCGGAGACATCCAGGACCGCCGCTACCGCCAGGCCATCACCGCAGCAGGATCAGGCTGCATGGCCGCGCTTGAGGTGGAGAAGTATCTGGAAGAACACGGGCGATAA